In Thermodesulfovibrionia bacterium, the DNA window AAATTCTTCAGTTCCTGCGCGATAAACGATACCAAACTCAGAGGAAGACCCACGAGTAACAAGCGGTAATCGTTCAAGAGCGTACAGAGCGTTTCCTATGGCAATGACCTGTTGAGGCGTAATCTGTGGATGCTTGAGAAAACGGCGAGCTGTATCCTTCGCAATCTCAATCGCCTGCACATCAGCATCTGTCAGTTCAAATTCTTCCATTGCATTCATTATCTCATTAAGTTCTTCATCTTCAAATAGTCCTGAATGTCCGGTTAGCAGCCAGCCGGGATTACACATGGTAACCATAGCAATATTTGCTAATAACTCAGCATAAGGGGGTCTGTTGCCGTTCTCATACTGGTTTAGGGTGCGATCGGTAATACCAACCATTTCAGCCAGTTTCGCTTGAGTGAGTCCTGCTTTCTTGCGGACTTGTTTGATTCTTTGACCTAATGGCTTAGACATGACTCATTTCGATGACATTATCTTTGTTCCTCAAATTATTACCTAACGATAAACCTAATTTTATACTAAACCACTTAGTTTTTCAGAAAAACATAGCAACAAAGGGGTATAGTTGTTATTAGAGATTCAAAGCAACAACGATAGTTGTCGGAAAGAAGACTTCACAACATATAAAACTTACATAAATACCAGTTATTGATATTGAGTTGAAAAAACAATAATGGCATTTTTTTCTGAAAGATTATATCTCGAATATTACCCTGCGATTTCCCGTGAAGAAGCTCTTCGTATTGCAATAGAGAAGTGTGGAACAACAGAAGGAAATTTTGAAGTAATGGGAAGTCGCCCGGAGGTATGCAGTATCTATGGTCTTCCTAATGAACCTTGTTGGTTTGTTAGGGCGCCATGGAATGATGGAGAGGGTTGGCTTCGGAGTAGCAGGATTATTGTCATATCAAAAGCAACAGGCAAAGTGTTCTATGATGGTGATGTCGGGGATGAAGGGTGAGAAGCAGCAAACTGTAAACTCATAAGGTTGTCGGTTGTCATGTATGGAAAGTGTCAACAAACTAAGTTGTCATAGCGATGTCTCGAACTATGCAACATAACTAAGGATTTGAGGATTAATAGGTGCTGAATGGGATACATAAGACAATAATTCTCCTACTGTCACGCGCGCGCGTTATATATATACCTACCATATCAAGCATATGTGCTTATATGCTATGACTGTATAGTTTTTGTAATGTGTTTTATGGTGAACTGGTTGAATTATTTGATGGCGGTGGGCAGGGGCTGAAGCAGACTGAGATGATTGCGGAGGATTGGGTGGGGCAGACGGCATAGGGCAGGCCCGGTTTTACATATGGGTTACTGTGCGTATTTATGCAAGTTGTACGCGCGAGAGGATTGTTAGTCGTCACGTTATTAGCATATATACCATGTATTTTGGGTTAATAACGTAATGACTAAAAAAGATGTTGATTTTTTTTAAATCACTAACCTATACTATCTAAAATTATGATGCGTATGGTTATTTAAAGTGAATATATTATGACTGAGCTTATAAATCAAAAACGTTCGATACTTTATTATGACTTGCAGAACACCGGAGAGTGGCGATTACTTAATGCTACAGAAAAGTCTAAGGTTAAAAGACATTGTCATGATATATTTATTGATATTACAACGGAATACAGTTGTGAACCAATAAATAGGGATAGCTTCCGAGGCGATGATGCCTTTGCTTTTTTTTGTAGTGAGATTGATTGTATAAAAGCAGGATTATCTTTTTTACAGCAACTGCCCGATATGGTGCGTAGAGTTCCATACATAGAACATGTTTTATTAAACCCAAGAATTATTGCTTTTAATGATTTCATATCAGGCAAAAGTCAATCAGACTATACCGGTAGACATATGGAAGAAATCCTACCTTATGAAAAAACATTTGGTAAAGCTGGCTCATTTAGAATCGTTGGTGAAGATTTATGGTATACATTGCCTGCTGATTATAAGATTCAATTCGCTGATACTGGAGAAAAAATAGCAGGGAAGAGAGGTGCAACTTATCCGGTTTATGAAGATAAGTTAGGAATGAACCCAATTGCAATAAGCAAAAGGTTTATTACGGCTACATACATACATAAATATGAAGATTCATTGTATAAGTTCTTTTCTACGAACTTAGCTGCTCGTAATGGTATTACGTTGAGTTTAGGAAAACGGCTTCAAGAAACGGGCACCCCTTACACTAAAAAAGAATTCCAGAAAGTGGTATTAGATTGGTGTAGGGCATATCTTGAAATGACCGTTTCTGGGAAAGTGCCAAAGGTAGACGGAACAGATTGGAAATTTAAAGTGTCTTATTGGAGCAATGTAGATGAAGAGCATATGGCAATAGTTAATTTTAGTTATCCACCAAATGTAATTTGCTATTCCTATAGAGATAGTATTAAATTAAAAAAAGGAGAGAATATTGTTGGAGAATGTTGGGCATCAGGAGAGGAAATCATTAGACTTACTGATGCTGGTAATTATGAACCTCTTCATGATAAACGTGATGATAAGATAGTAGCTATTGTCGCTTTGCCGGTATTTAATCCTTCAACAAGAGATGTTATTGGAGTCTTGACTATAGACACAAAAATAGAGCGGTTTTTTGACAAGAAAGAAGAAATAAAATACTTGAAAGAATTATTGTCTTCTTTTACAATGAATATAGGACTTGCACATTTTTTAAAAGAGTAGTATATAATTATTTTGTTCCTACAAACCAAGGAGGGGTGTATGGAGTTCAACCAAATGCTTGAATATATTCAAGTAGAAAGAGAAAAGATTAATGAAGCTGTTGCTGAGATAGTCTATCTGAATGGTCACGGGAAGTTTCTGCGTGAAGGGCCTGCTGTATCAGTTGAGGAGATTGGAGAAAAAATATATAAGGTTGATTCTGGAAGTATTTTCAAGCCTAAGTTTTAAGTAATCATTTGTGAAACAGTACTTGTTGTCTCTGTTCTATATGGGATCCTTCGGCTATTGATGAGTCACGCCTGAATACAGTACATCCCCTTTCTAACCGATTTCTAACGGAATACTGTCACACAACATAAAATAACATCAAATTAGATTCGGGTAAGAAGCACATAAGGCATTGATAGCCTTGATGTTATCTACCAATGCCCCATATTGCTTTATCCTTTTAATTCATCTCATAACCCGAAGGCCGTCGGTTCAAATCCGGCCCCCGCTACCAATAACAATGCCGCTCGCTCCGATTCGTCGGGGCGAGTTTTTTATTTATACTCATCATTACATTGCAAATATCTTTATGATATTTTAATTCAAGGACTTACGGTTTTCCGTGAGTCCTTTTTTTATTGCTATGTTCTTGCATCATAAAATGTTAAAATTGCTCTTATGAAACAGGAGCATTTAGATGTTGTGCAGAGAGTTCACAAGCTTTTTAAGGATAAAGGATTGAGCCTTGCAGTAGCTGAATCCTGTACAGGCGGGCTTATCAGTCACCTTATCACCGCACTTCCCGGCGCAAGCCGCTTTTTTCAGGCAGGGGTTGTTTCATATTCTGAAGAGGCAAAGAAGGAGATACTGCATGTATCTTCTAAAACGATCAGTCAATTCGGAATGGTTAGTGAGGAGACAGCAGTTGTAATGGCTGACGGTGTCCGTTCCATATTAAACTCAGACTATGCTCTCTCCACAACCGGTAACCTCGGCCCTGACGTGCTTGATGGCAAAGCTAAGGGCCTTGTTTTTATAGCTGTATGCCGAAAAGATAAGGCTGTCACGCAGGAACTGCATCTTGAGGGTGACAGGGAGGAGAACAAAGAGGAAGCCGCGCTTTCAGCACTAAGGTTTCTTGCGGAGATAGTGGAGAACGATGGCTGATATTTCTGAAAAAAACAAAACGCTTATGAAACATAAAAGTATATTTAATCAGGAACAAAAATCTATTTTAGAGCAATCAGGAATCAATCTCCAAGAACTTACTGAACATAAAATCAAGGAGATAATTGATTTTCATATGTTAGTTCCCGCACTTAGTACTAATGAACTTTTGGAATTTCTTAAGATAGCTAATGCACTTTATAGAGGCGGCAGCCCAATTATTGGGGATGCAGATTATGATGCTGTATATTTAGCCGAATTACGTAAAAGAGAACCCAATCATCAATATCTTAGCTCTGTTGAACCAGAAGCAACTTTTGAAGGGATAAAAAGAGATTTGCCAGAGCCAATG includes these proteins:
- a CDS encoding helix-turn-helix transcriptional regulator; protein product: MSKPLGQRIKQVRKKAGLTQAKLAEMVGITDRTLNQYENGNRPPYAELLANIAMVTMCNPGWLLTGHSGLFEDEELNEIMNAMEEFELTDADVQAIEIAKDTARRFLKHPQITPQQVIAIGNALYALERLPLVTRGSSSEFGIVYRAGTEEFSEMRYIDFRISESVFEISKGGSVYEKAVGSDSFSEPGWVVEAGGYRNAECELDDLQVFIDVYINQGGIISASDESEIEYE
- a CDS encoding GAF domain-containing protein; this encodes MTELINQKRSILYYDLQNTGEWRLLNATEKSKVKRHCHDIFIDITTEYSCEPINRDSFRGDDAFAFFCSEIDCIKAGLSFLQQLPDMVRRVPYIEHVLLNPRIIAFNDFISGKSQSDYTGRHMEEILPYEKTFGKAGSFRIVGEDLWYTLPADYKIQFADTGEKIAGKRGATYPVYEDKLGMNPIAISKRFITATYIHKYEDSLYKFFSTNLAARNGITLSLGKRLQETGTPYTKKEFQKVVLDWCRAYLEMTVSGKVPKVDGTDWKFKVSYWSNVDEEHMAIVNFSYPPNVICYSYRDSIKLKKGENIVGECWASGEEIIRLTDAGNYEPLHDKRDDKIVAIVALPVFNPSTRDVIGVLTIDTKIERFFDKKEEIKYLKELLSSFTMNIGLAHFLKE
- a CDS encoding CinA family protein yields the protein MKQEHLDVVQRVHKLFKDKGLSLAVAESCTGGLISHLITALPGASRFFQAGVVSYSEEAKKEILHVSSKTISQFGMVSEETAVVMADGVRSILNSDYALSTTGNLGPDVLDGKAKGLVFIAVCRKDKAVTQELHLEGDREENKEEAALSALRFLAEIVENDG